From Quercus robur chromosome 8, dhQueRobu3.1, whole genome shotgun sequence:
gattatgTATAATGATTTTGGGCGGATTTGCAGTTACTGCTTCTTcggcatcttcttctttctttcttcttcttctccttcttttttcaATTCCGTGCAGATTTATTAATATAGATGAACTGATGTGGTTAGAATTTGagtaaaaatatgtaaaattatgcactttttctattttggtgcAAGTGCTCTTAGATGATAAGAACTCTCCGTAGATATCCGTGCTATATTTCATATCAATCAAATCATgtgtctattttattttttatttttaaacttttgttaatttataagaataaataaaaaaagatgtgTGATAGATAGCAACTACAGTGCAGTATAAAGTTGAAAGGGAGACGGAAGATTTTAATTCATCTATTTAGCACTCCTATTCAATGTATAAATTCATACATTTAAGACgtattattacaaaaataaaatttttaaaaatttgtatacAAGATAATTCTTTAACTAGTACGTtgtataagagaaaaaaaaaatgttgtccaGTGATaagattgaaaaaagaaaaaaggtactataatattaaacaaaatttacacTTGATATGAATctaattgtgtatatatatatatatatatatattgtctcaAGGAACTGTAAATAACTCACTCCTAGGaggttcataaaaaaaaaactcactccTAGGTGATTATGGTAAACAGATGTGTTTGACAAATTTCAAAGTAGAGATGGGAAATTCATGGACAGCTTAAGCTTGGACATAGAGGGACTTGAGAGTTTGTATGAAGCCTCACACCTTGGAATGGATGGAGAAAGTATTGCAGAAGAAGCCAAgaattttagtatgaaaaacCTGAAATCATTAATGGAAAAATTGGACAGTAATTCAGCAAAGCAAGTGAAACAGTCACTTGAAGTCCCCTTATATTGGAGGGTGCCAAGAGTTGAAGTTCGGAAATTCATTGGTATCTATGAAAAGGATAGTACAAAGAACTTGACTTTGCTTGAGCTGGCTAAGTTGGATTATAATTTAGTACAATCTGTACATCAGCGAGAACTTAAGGAGTTACAAAGGTACCAATTACTTCCATCCATAAGTTTCAAAGgaaaaattgcaattttaaattaatatatttgaaattggaTGCATTAGGTGGTGGAGATACTTGGGTTTGGCAGAAAAGCTAACTTTCTCAAGGGACCGGTTGATGGAGAATTATTTGTGGGCTATGGGGATCGTTTCTGAGCCCCAATTCTCCAAGTGCAGGATAGGCCTCACCAAATTTGTATGCATATTAACAGTAATTGATGATACGTATGATGTGTATGGATCACTAGATGAGCTTGAGCGCTTCACTGATGCTGTGGATCGGtataataaaaacatgattATTGACTTTACTAGTTTGTTTTTATCTTGTTCTAACCATAGCTAGCATGATAAACATTGTaccatttttaatttctttcctGCCTAATTTTTTGAACAGATGGGAAATGAAGGCCATGGAGGACCTTCCTGAGTATATGAAGGTTTGCTATGTCGCCTTGCTGAACTTCGCTAATGAAATGGTCTGTGGTGTCATCAAAgatcatggctttaatactttgCCCTGCATGAAGGCAGAGGTAAGCTGATTCTTTAATTCTgtgaaaaattaattgaaaaattcttcaaatttaaaaagaagacacattttttcataattattgactGATTGGCATGCATTATTTTTTCAATGTAGTGGGCAAATCTTTGTAGAGCATATTTAGTAGAAGCACGGTGGTTTTACAGTGGATACATTCCTACTGTGGATGAGTACCTAGAAAATGCATGTATTTCTGTGGGTGGTCATGCAGCCATGGTCCATGCTTATATTTTGCAAGGGTGCACCTTAACAAATGATTCGCTTGATTGCATCAAGAGAAGCTCAGATCTAATATATTGGTCATCCCTCATAACTCGACTTAGTGATGATTTGGGAACTGAGAAGGTATGCTCAGTACAAAATATCTGCATTTTAAGCCGTCAGTATTAGTTAGTTTTGCCTATATTGATCCTATTCAGTTCTGAAAATATTAACCAAAATGAAATCAATTCGTAATGTTAATTCTCTGTTTCTCTATTCAAAGGCTGAGAGCGAGAGAGGTGATGTGGCAAAATCCATCCAGTGCTACATGGTACATGAAGGTGAACCTGATGTAGAAGCAAAACATCGCATAAAGGAAAAAATCAACTATTCATGGAAAAAACTGAACAAAGAGATCGCCAAAAACTCCCTGCCAAAGTCCATGGTAAAAATGTCACTAAACATGGCAAGGACTGCTCAGTGCATCTTCCAACATGGAGATGGTATTGGAACATCAACTGGAGTGATGAAAGATCGTTTAAGCTCATTAATTGTCAAACCAATCCCAATTGAATAAGCTTAGTGTAGTGAAATGTAATATGACGTGGAAGATTATATTTAGTTCATAAATGAATTAATGTAGTGTTCATTAATTGTCAAACCAATCCCTGTGCGcaatattattgaaaattatatttggttCATAAATAAGTTATTCTGGTACTCTGGTTAATTTATTTGCtgatatgagagagagagagagagagagctttgcTTTGAATTGTTGAAGAACATTTTGTTTGCTTCTTGGTCATaatcatttattcattttattggTAAGAGGATAGTGTTGAGAAACTGATTTAAACGAAAAGCAAGAAGAAATTGACTGTATTGAAGCTAGAATTGTATGAAGCAAAGTAATTTGTAttagggaaattattgtgtagttGCCTGTAGATGCGCGCATAATTTTATGATGATTTATGTAAGACGATTTtggaaaatgttgtaaatatattataaagaaaaagtaaattaaattaaagtaaagatcattgttttaaaaaccgaaccaAACCAGCTGGTTCAACCGGTTCAATCGAAAACCGGACCTTAATCCGGTCCGATTATTAATTAAAAccgaaaataaaagaaaactgGACAAACAATACAAACTACCAGTTCAATTGGCATAACCGAAAATCAGTGTGGTTAAACAGAACAAACAATACACAgatttctttgtaatttttcacTCACCTAAGATAATTTCTCAACAAATTTCACGATCTGATGCATCTCTCTTGTATCTCGATCTCTTTTTTGCTtagctttctatttttcttcttggtCTCTGCAATGTCTGTGTTcctctattcttcttcttcgctTTTTTATGTCTTTACTGTTTCTCATAGAGTTTTGCTTTGGGTGCCCACATGATAACTAACCAAAGGTAAGGAGATAAGACTagctttttgaaatttgaaatgagATAAAACTCAATGGAGGTAAACATGTGGAGGAGATTAAatcaagataaaaattaaaagataaattgTAAAAGTAAAAGAGAACGAGTGGAGgtgaaaaaaaagtgagttattaaaaaaaatttgttggtaGAGGGTGGTTGAAAATTGAGATAtgtgtacccaaaaaaaaaaatattcacaatatttttacaacatttttacaataagttttaagttttaggttgttatgagtttttattggtggggcaaaaaagttattttaatggtatgttcaaattagaaccaataaagtttctcaaaaaaaaaaaaattagaaccaataaaaaatggccacatatgatttattgtaaaagtgttgagaaaatattgtaaacgtagcacatatatatattaaatatataaaatagtggtAAACCCAAAACGGTATATCGGTATTGACCAGTACCAAAATATATCATTTCGCTGGCCAAACCGAAATATATTATTGAACCAATTGTGTGGATGTATGGATTTCAAAATGTGTGATAGTTGGGATATTAACGtgtagaatgaaaaaaaaaaaaaataaatcaagtgGGCAATGATATTGTTACTCATTAGTCCACTTAGTAGAATGTTTAGAGGGAAAAAAGATCAAGTGGGCAATGATATTGCTACCCATTGGTGcacttactttttgttattagaaaggttaaaaaataattaaaatattttatagtggGCTTGTGggatattatttaattttctagttAAAATGactagttataaaattatttatttatttatttttataattattagttttataattattaattaaattatttatgacgtcaCCAATTTTGACCATCAATCGGACCCCGATTCAACTAAAAAACCAGTAACCAGTCCCTTTTTCGGTTCTTTCACTGtaccagtttttaaaaccatggtaaagatacatatacattttgagatattaaaaattagtgtAGTAACAACGTATCACGAAGATCAACCTACTAAAACTAAATAATGAGTCAATGACAAAGTATTCCTTATCACAATAACTAGTTGCTAACTCATGCTATACACGGGAACCTATCTATTTGTGAGGTAAactaaactaattttataaaaaatttaagaaattacaCCATTGCATAatttgctcttgtatgacttcaatttgtgttacaatttgatgaagaagccattgcttgaacgtgcaatggcttacaaaaaatttgtcaaactgTTTCGAATGTtgcaaaaaataactcaaaaattcagatattaaaacttctgaaagaccaaaaaaaaaaaaaaaaaaaaaaatcaaagaatcaaatGATGCACTACTTagaaattatcaaaacaaaacaata
This genomic window contains:
- the LOC126695396 gene encoding probable terpene synthase 9, with amino-acid sequence MELRRISSSPSYLTTLNYKRSAALTRKHTTIIKCRKQGLSVLPMFIIVSKFNDTQVNPRRSANYHPSIWDQKLIESFTTPYSYEFHGTRLKGLKQDIKTLLTSTKDQNFLLKLIDSMQRLGVSYHFEQEIEEVLKFQHPDVTSDLYTTALQFRILREHGFSISSDVFDKFQSRDGKFMDSLSLDIEGLESLYEASHLGMDGESIAEEAKNFSMKNLKSLMEKLDSNSAKQVKQSLEVPLYWRVPRVEVRKFIGIYEKDSTKNLTLLELAKLDYNLVQSVHQRELKELQRWWRYLGLAEKLTFSRDRLMENYLWAMGIVSEPQFSKCRIGLTKFVCILTVIDDTYDVYGSLDELERFTDAVDRWEMKAMEDLPEYMKVCYVALLNFANEMVCGVIKDHGFNTLPCMKAEWANLCRAYLVEARWFYSGYIPTVDEYLENACISVGGHAAMVHAYILQGCTLTNDSLDCIKRSSDLIYWSSLITRLSDDLGTEKAESERGDVAKSIQCYMVHEGEPDVEAKHRIKEKINYSWKKLNKEIAKNSLPKSMVKMSLNMARTAQCIFQHGDGIGTSTGVMKDRLSSLIVKPIPIE